Proteins encoded by one window of Halococcus hamelinensis 100A6:
- a CDS encoding metal-dependent hydrolase produces the protein MFVGHAALAFALAAGGARLFGCSRGRALALGASAGAFATLPDVDILYAPVGVLGSSGGLMGAAEGFWSASTLVHRAVTHSLVVGVVAAFAFWCWSYAGGSTADRARGEHAVSVAVLGGLVAVATLVSGALGGFVMGVFVLAGLVVTEATMRYGGLAPRALTLTALVGLLSHPFGDLLTGEPPAMLYPFDVTLFAHRVAFTADPTLNLLGAFWVEVAALWLAVSVYCWLTRRSVRRAVHGRAALGFAYAGAVLAVPAPTIDSSHAFVFSVLAVGVVGPAPLANRLPAVANRRSTGVGRDDDQRLAAVVTGLAAVTLASVAYAVGYVVT, from the coding sequence ATGTTCGTCGGTCACGCAGCCCTCGCGTTCGCCCTCGCCGCAGGCGGCGCGCGGCTGTTCGGCTGTTCGCGAGGCCGGGCGCTCGCTCTCGGCGCGTCGGCCGGTGCGTTCGCTACCCTCCCCGACGTCGACATCCTCTACGCACCGGTGGGAGTCCTCGGGAGTTCGGGCGGACTGATGGGTGCAGCCGAGGGGTTCTGGTCGGCGAGTACGCTCGTCCACCGCGCCGTCACCCACTCGCTGGTCGTGGGAGTCGTCGCGGCGTTCGCGTTCTGGTGCTGGAGCTACGCAGGCGGGTCGACCGCCGACCGAGCGCGCGGTGAGCACGCCGTTTCGGTGGCCGTCCTCGGGGGGCTGGTCGCGGTGGCGACCCTGGTGAGCGGGGCGCTCGGCGGGTTCGTGATGGGTGTGTTCGTGCTCGCGGGGCTCGTGGTCACCGAAGCCACGATGCGCTACGGTGGGCTCGCGCCGCGGGCGTTGACCCTCACCGCGCTCGTCGGGCTTCTCAGCCACCCCTTCGGCGACCTCCTCACCGGCGAGCCGCCGGCGATGCTCTACCCGTTCGACGTCACGCTGTTCGCCCACCGGGTCGCGTTCACCGCCGACCCGACCCTCAATCTGTTGGGCGCGTTCTGGGTCGAGGTCGCGGCGCTCTGGCTCGCGGTCTCGGTCTACTGCTGGCTCACGCGGCGCTCGGTGCGGCGGGCCGTCCACGGTCGGGCGGCGCTCGGGTTCGCGTACGCCGGCGCGGTGCTCGCCGTGCCCGCCCCGACGATCGATTCCTCGCACGCGTTCGTGTTCAGCGTGCTCGCGGTCGGCGTCGTCGGTCCCGCACCCCTCGCGAACCGCCTGCCCGCGGTCGCGAACCGGCGGTCGACGGGCGTCGGTCGGGACGACGACCAGCGGCTCGCCGCCGTCGTGACCGGGCTGGCGGCGGTAACGCTGGCGTCGGTCGCGTACGCCGTCGGCTACGTCGTGACGTGA